In Aequorivita sp. H23M31, a single window of DNA contains:
- the cmk gene encoding (d)CMP kinase, translating to MRKITIAIDGFSSTGKSTVAKQLADALGYVYVDSGAMYRAVTLYAMENGIISEKGFDKEKLIAALPSIHLRFERNRDSQKAHIFLNGRDVEKDIRNLQVSDFVSPVATIHEVRAKLVAQQQQMGLEKAVVMDGRDIGTVVFPDAELKIFMNASAQERAKRRYQELLQRGEDITYEDVLKNLEERDWVDSTREDSPLRKANGAIEINNSEMGIKDQLNLVLQLAKDRIAGRS from the coding sequence ATGAGGAAAATAACTATAGCCATAGATGGTTTTTCTTCTACGGGGAAAAGCACAGTTGCCAAGCAATTAGCTGACGCCTTGGGTTATGTCTATGTGGATAGTGGGGCGATGTATCGTGCTGTGACTCTTTATGCAATGGAGAATGGTATAATTTCTGAAAAAGGTTTTGACAAAGAAAAACTTATTGCAGCACTGCCATCTATCCATTTAAGGTTTGAGAGAAATAGGGATAGCCAAAAAGCACATATTTTTTTGAATGGGCGGGATGTTGAAAAGGATATCCGTAACCTTCAAGTTTCCGATTTTGTTAGTCCCGTCGCAACCATTCACGAAGTGCGGGCAAAGCTTGTTGCGCAACAACAACAGATGGGCTTGGAAAAAGCTGTAGTTATGGATGGCCGCGATATAGGAACCGTGGTCTTCCCAGATGCAGAATTGAAAATTTTTATGAATGCCTCAGCGCAAGAACGCGCCAAAAGAAGATATCAGGAACTACTTCAACGTGGAGAGGACATCACCTACGAAGATGTACTCAAAAATTTGGAGGAACGCGATTGGGTAGACTCCACGCGCGAGGATTCTCCGCTTAGGAAAGCAAATGGCGCAATAGAAATAAATAATTCTGAAATGGGTATAAAAGACCAGCTTAATTTGGTACTGCAATTGGCCAAGGACCGTATTGCCGGACGAAGTTGA
- a CDS encoding DNA topoisomerase IV has product MRFLSVLVLFLLFSGCYNQERNCADYKTGKFEFEAISGTEVFKTTIVRNDTLEIDFFQGKSDTSSIRWINDCEYVIKKLNPKNQAEKKAILIKILTTSENEYTFEFSEVGKTKSSKGLARRVREN; this is encoded by the coding sequence ATGCGTTTTCTTAGTGTTTTGGTATTGTTCCTGCTGTTTTCAGGATGTTACAACCAAGAACGAAATTGTGCGGATTATAAAACAGGTAAGTTTGAATTTGAAGCAATTTCTGGCACAGAAGTATTTAAAACAACTATTGTAAGAAATGATACGCTGGAAATCGATTTTTTCCAAGGAAAATCGGATACCTCCTCTATCCGTTGGATCAACGATTGCGAATATGTTATCAAGAAATTAAACCCTAAAAACCAAGCTGAGAAAAAAGCAATTTTGATAAAGATTCTTACCACCTCAGAAAATGAATATACTTTTGAATTTAGCGAAGTAGGAAAAACCAAATCAAGTAAGGGATTGGCCCGTCGCGTGAGGGAAAACTAA
- a CDS encoding M14 family zinc carboxypeptidase — protein sequence MKIEDWYRENFESDLLGKYITLQMISPLLDCYTSLFEISVVGISEKGRNIPMIQLGNGPRKFLAWSQMHGNESTTTRAIFDLIKFFGQTKHFQSEINEFLNSYSFYIIPILNPDGSVLYTRENANGVDLNRDAQNLSQRESVCLRSVFDKLEPEGCFNMHDQRSIYGFDNGKPAIISFLSPSSDQERSITSARRTAMEGIVRMNRYLEKKIPGNVGRYDDSFNADCVGDTFQMAGVPTILFEAGHFKGDYMREKSRELIFYSVLSFFGLVGEKSEINFEEYFQIPENRKNYRDIIFRNVKVLQSPNLLDIAIQYHEVLSEGLITFDPYVEEVGNLKNIYGHIDEDLKGREILTKPAENLTDNVKVFEFVKNPGWIDDLLA from the coding sequence ATGAAAATAGAAGACTGGTATCGGGAAAATTTTGAAAGCGATTTACTTGGGAAATATATTACTCTTCAGATGATCTCGCCCTTGTTGGATTGTTATACTTCCCTATTCGAAATATCAGTTGTGGGCATTTCGGAGAAGGGAAGAAATATTCCCATGATTCAATTAGGAAATGGGCCAAGGAAATTTTTAGCCTGGTCCCAAATGCATGGAAATGAAAGTACGACCACCAGGGCTATTTTCGATCTAATTAAATTTTTTGGACAAACCAAACATTTTCAATCGGAGATAAACGAATTTCTAAATTCCTATTCTTTTTATATCATCCCAATCCTAAATCCGGACGGATCCGTTCTTTACACTCGCGAAAACGCCAATGGAGTGGATTTAAATCGAGATGCCCAAAATTTATCCCAGCGAGAAAGCGTGTGCCTTAGATCTGTTTTTGATAAACTAGAACCTGAGGGGTGTTTTAATATGCACGATCAGCGCTCGATTTATGGTTTTGATAATGGAAAACCCGCAATTATTTCTTTTCTTTCCCCATCGTCGGATCAGGAGAGAAGTATTACGAGTGCCCGTAGAACAGCGATGGAAGGGATTGTACGAATGAATCGATATCTTGAGAAAAAAATTCCTGGAAATGTGGGCCGCTATGACGATAGTTTCAATGCCGATTGTGTTGGAGACACCTTTCAAATGGCTGGCGTTCCTACTATATTATTTGAGGCGGGACATTTTAAAGGAGATTATATGCGGGAGAAATCGCGTGAACTGATTTTTTATTCAGTTCTCTCGTTCTTTGGTTTGGTGGGCGAAAAAAGCGAAATAAATTTCGAGGAATATTTTCAAATACCTGAAAATCGTAAGAATTATAGGGATATAATATTTCGGAATGTTAAGGTGCTTCAATCGCCCAACCTTTTGGATATCGCTATTCAATATCATGAGGTTTTAAGCGAGGGATTAATTACTTTTGATCCCTATGTGGAGGAAGTAGGAAATTTGAAGAACATCTATGGCCACATTGACGAAGATCTGAAGGGTAGGGAAATATTAACAAAACCTGCCGAAAATTTAACAGATAATGTTAAAGTATTCGAATTCGTCAAAAATCCGGGTTGGATTGATGATTTATTGGCATAA
- the porQ gene encoding type IX secretion system protein PorQ has protein sequence MAALGGKVVTNYDYDPIQAIWNPASINPAMDNQLSMNYTNYIGDVNYGTAAYAYLWDRRTQVIHAGITYVNYGKFDGYDEVGNSTNSFSGSEVAVSFGHARNIAFTNFHVGVNVKLISSKLEQYSSIGGAVDIGVMYVYEDWDLNISGVARNIGSQFKPYHEQYEPLPFELLFGISQTLENIPIRWHFTLENMQIWNVAFSNPARDQTDLEGNVTHEKINFLSNAFRHTIVGIELFPESGFNLRLGYNFRRGEELRILEKRALAGLSAGFSIKLNSLRLSYSYAKYSTAASSSFFGLNIDLQ, from the coding sequence ATGGCCGCCTTGGGAGGAAAAGTGGTCACCAACTACGATTATGATCCCATACAGGCAATTTGGAATCCTGCCAGTATAAATCCGGCAATGGATAACCAACTTTCAATGAATTATACCAATTATATTGGAGATGTTAACTATGGCACCGCTGCATACGCATATTTATGGGACCGCCGAACGCAAGTAATCCACGCAGGCATAACGTATGTTAACTACGGAAAATTCGATGGCTATGACGAGGTGGGGAATTCTACCAACAGTTTTAGCGGAAGTGAAGTTGCAGTGTCTTTTGGACATGCGCGCAACATTGCCTTTACAAATTTTCACGTTGGCGTAAACGTAAAACTTATTTCTTCAAAACTGGAACAATATTCTTCTATTGGTGGAGCGGTGGATATTGGTGTGATGTATGTATATGAAGATTGGGACCTCAATATAAGTGGGGTAGCAAGAAATATCGGTTCTCAATTTAAGCCTTACCACGAGCAGTACGAACCTTTACCTTTTGAATTGTTATTCGGAATCTCCCAAACCTTGGAGAATATTCCCATCCGTTGGCATTTTACCTTAGAAAATATGCAGATATGGAATGTTGCTTTTTCCAACCCGGCCAGAGATCAAACTGACCTGGAGGGAAACGTTACCCACGAAAAGATAAATTTTCTTAGCAATGCGTTTAGACATACCATAGTGGGAATCGAATTATTTCCTGAAAGTGGTTTCAATCTAAGGTTGGGATATAATTTTAGAAGGGGAGAAGAGCTGCGTATTTTGGAAAAAAGAGCTCTTGCCGGATTAAGTGCAGGGTTCTCAATAAAATTGAATTCGCTGCGACTTAGTTACTCTTATGCCAAATATAGTACGGCAGCCAGTTCAAGTTTTTTCGGACTTAATATTGACCTTCAATAA
- the mscL gene encoding large-conductance mechanosensitive channel protein MscL, with translation MKSFYQEFKNFAIKGNMIDMAVGIVIGTAFNNVISTIVKMVIMPPLSLLTEGVHLSDKRYVLRAATETSEEVAIGYGNLLEVMIDFVIIAFTIFVVVKFINRFKKKSEDTQDKTVETPKNIQLLSNIEKLIEEQNSILKQR, from the coding sequence ATGAAATCATTTTATCAGGAGTTTAAAAATTTTGCCATAAAGGGAAACATGATCGATATGGCTGTCGGGATAGTTATAGGGACAGCGTTTAACAATGTGATCAGTACGATTGTGAAAATGGTAATTATGCCACCTCTTTCACTGCTTACGGAAGGAGTACATCTTTCAGATAAAAGATACGTGCTTAGGGCAGCCACAGAAACCTCCGAAGAGGTAGCCATTGGATATGGAAACCTTCTGGAGGTAATGATCGATTTCGTAATTATTGCCTTTACCATATTTGTTGTAGTAAAATTTATAAATCGCTTTAAGAAAAAGTCGGAGGACACTCAGGATAAAACAGTGGAAACGCCCAAGAATATTCAACTCTTGTCAAATATTGAAAAGCTTATTGAGGAACAGAATAGTATTCTTAAGCAGCGGTAG
- a CDS encoding RNA polymerase sigma factor: protein MIPTNLNIDDLLILCKKDNRLAQAEIYDRYQRAMFNVSVRIVKDPDEAEDVMQESFITAFDKLESFKGEAPFGAWLKRIVINKSLNHLKKSEKYAMLSEKNLRNLADESYELDEEDYSKIKAAKVMESLAKLHTSYNRILTLHLIEGYDYEELCEILNISYTNCRTLISRAKDSLRKQLTL from the coding sequence TTGATCCCGACCAATTTAAATATAGATGATTTACTGATTCTTTGTAAAAAAGACAATCGACTTGCACAAGCTGAAATATACGATCGTTACCAGCGCGCTATGTTTAATGTTTCCGTGAGGATTGTAAAGGATCCCGACGAAGCGGAGGATGTGATGCAGGAATCGTTTATAACGGCTTTCGATAAACTGGAAAGCTTCAAAGGTGAGGCCCCGTTTGGAGCGTGGCTTAAGAGGATTGTAATAAACAAAAGTCTAAACCATTTAAAGAAATCGGAAAAATATGCGATGCTTTCAGAAAAAAATTTGAGGAATCTAGCCGATGAAAGTTATGAACTGGATGAAGAGGATTATTCAAAAATAAAAGCTGCCAAAGTGATGGAGAGTTTAGCCAAATTGCATACAAGTTACAACCGTATTTTGACCCTCCATTTAATCGAGGGTTATGACTACGAAGAACTCTGTGAAATATTGAATATAAGTTACACCAACTGCCGAACGCTTATTTCACGCGCTAAGGACAGCTTGAGAAAACAATTAACGTTATGA
- the lon gene encoding endopeptidase La, whose product MTKSKLTSLDKLSFQDLQGDAEFIPLMSAEDEDAMHKEDLPDTLPILPLRNTVLFPGVVIPITAGRDKSIKLINETNKGNKIIGVVSQKDEFEEEPGIDDINTIGTVAQILRVLKMPDGNTTVIIQGKKRFEVKEVLETVPYMTAQIREVAEARPEKENDEFRAIIDSIKEMALRIIKDSPNIPSEAAFAIKNIESSSFLINFVSSNLNIAVEEKQKLLEINNLKDRALETLRYMNIEIQKLSLRNDIQSKVQHDINQQQREYFLQQQMRTIQEELGGSTVEEEIDEMRIQAKKKKWSKEVQKHFEKELSKMQRMNPQVAEYSIQRNYLDLLLDLPWNQYSKDKFDLKRARKVLDRDHYGLDDVKKRIIEYLAVLKLRNDMKSPILCLYGPPGVGKTSLGKSVAEALGRKYVRMSLGGLRDEAEIRGHRKTYIGAMPGRIVQSIKKAGTSNPVFVLDEIDKISASNQGDPSSAMLEVLDPEQNNSFYDNFLELGYDLSKVMFIATSNSLSTIQPALRDRMEIINVTGYTVEEKVEIAKRHLLPKQLKEHGLDSNAIQIPKKQLEKIVEGYTRESGVRSLEKQIAKMVRYVAMKIAMEEDYEKKITNKIIVEVLGAPKMERDKYENNDVAGVVTGLAWTSVGGDILFIESTISKGKGTLNLTGNLGKVMKESATIALEYIKSNAEILGISPDIFENYNVHIHVPEGATPKDGPSAGITMLTSLVSLFTQLKVKKSLAMTGEITLRGKVLPVGGIKEKILAAKRAHIKEILLCEDNRRDIMEIKPEYLKGLKFHYVKDMSEVLEVALTKEKVKNAKKL is encoded by the coding sequence ATGACAAAATCAAAATTAACATCATTGGACAAGCTGTCATTTCAGGATTTACAAGGGGATGCCGAATTTATACCGCTCATGTCCGCCGAAGATGAAGATGCCATGCATAAGGAAGATCTTCCTGACACACTACCAATTTTACCTTTAAGAAATACGGTTCTTTTCCCTGGAGTGGTAATCCCAATAACCGCGGGACGTGATAAGTCTATAAAGCTTATCAATGAAACCAATAAAGGAAATAAGATAATAGGAGTAGTTTCCCAAAAGGATGAGTTTGAGGAAGAGCCAGGTATTGATGATATAAATACCATTGGTACAGTTGCCCAAATTCTTCGTGTCCTAAAAATGCCCGATGGCAATACCACGGTAATTATTCAGGGTAAAAAGAGATTCGAAGTAAAAGAAGTTTTAGAGACTGTTCCATATATGACGGCACAGATCCGCGAAGTGGCCGAAGCTCGCCCAGAAAAGGAGAACGACGAATTCCGAGCTATTATCGATTCAATAAAGGAAATGGCCCTTCGGATAATAAAGGATAGTCCAAATATTCCTTCGGAAGCGGCTTTTGCAATAAAAAATATTGAAAGTTCCAGCTTTCTTATCAATTTCGTTTCTTCCAATTTGAACATCGCGGTAGAGGAAAAACAAAAGTTGTTGGAAATAAACAATCTAAAGGATCGTGCTCTCGAAACGCTTCGATATATGAATATCGAGATCCAAAAGCTTTCGCTTAGAAATGATATTCAATCCAAAGTGCAGCATGATATCAATCAGCAGCAAAGGGAGTATTTTCTTCAACAGCAAATGCGCACCATCCAGGAAGAATTGGGAGGATCTACCGTGGAGGAGGAGATTGATGAAATGCGCATTCAGGCTAAAAAGAAAAAATGGAGCAAAGAGGTCCAAAAGCATTTTGAGAAGGAATTGAGCAAAATGCAACGTATGAACCCTCAAGTGGCCGAATACAGCATTCAACGAAATTATCTAGATCTGCTTCTAGACTTGCCTTGGAACCAGTACAGCAAGGATAAATTTGACCTTAAGCGTGCAAGAAAAGTATTGGACCGCGATCACTATGGACTTGACGATGTTAAAAAACGTATCATTGAATATTTGGCAGTTTTAAAACTGCGAAATGATATGAAATCTCCAATTTTATGTCTTTACGGACCTCCAGGAGTGGGTAAAACTTCCCTGGGGAAATCTGTTGCGGAAGCCTTGGGCAGAAAATATGTAAGAATGTCCCTAGGCGGACTTCGGGATGAAGCAGAGATTCGTGGCCACAGAAAAACGTATATTGGAGCCATGCCGGGAAGAATTGTTCAGAGTATCAAAAAGGCAGGAACGAGCAATCCGGTTTTTGTTCTCGACGAAATAGATAAAATATCTGCCAGCAATCAAGGAGATCCTTCATCTGCCATGCTGGAGGTTTTGGATCCAGAACAGAACAATTCCTTTTACGATAATTTCCTGGAGTTGGGATACGACCTTTCGAAAGTAATGTTTATTGCTACTTCCAATAGCTTGAGCACTATTCAGCCAGCCCTTCGGGATAGAATGGAAATAATCAACGTTACTGGATATACTGTCGAGGAAAAAGTTGAAATAGCGAAAAGACACCTGCTGCCAAAACAATTGAAAGAGCACGGATTGGATAGTAACGCTATTCAAATACCCAAAAAGCAACTTGAAAAGATAGTTGAGGGTTACACTCGTGAAAGTGGAGTTCGTTCGTTAGAAAAGCAAATAGCTAAAATGGTCCGTTATGTTGCTATGAAGATTGCAATGGAGGAGGATTACGAAAAGAAAATTACCAATAAAATTATCGTTGAGGTTTTAGGGGCTCCTAAGATGGAGCGCGATAAATATGAAAATAATGATGTTGCAGGTGTAGTTACAGGCCTAGCCTGGACCAGCGTTGGTGGTGATATATTGTTTATAGAATCCACCATTTCAAAAGGTAAGGGTACTCTAAATCTTACGGGTAACCTTGGAAAGGTAATGAAGGAATCGGCAACCATTGCTTTGGAATACATAAAATCCAATGCGGAAATACTGGGAATTTCACCCGATATTTTCGAAAATTACAACGTTCATATCCACGTTCCTGAAGGAGCTACTCCCAAGGATGGCCCTAGTGCCGGAATTACAATGTTGACTTCTTTGGTTTCATTATTTACTCAGTTAAAAGTTAAGAAAAGTCTTGCTATGACTGGCGAAATAACGCTAAGGGGAAAGGTTCTTCCTGTCGGTGGAATAAAAGAAAAGATATTGGCGGCTAAAAGAGCCCATATCAAGGAGATTTTACTCTGTGAGGATAACCGAAGGGATATTATGGAAATAAAGCCAGAATATCTAAAAGGACTTAAATTCCATTATGTAAAAGATATGAGTGAGGTGCTGGAAGTTGCACTTACCAAGGAAAAAGTGAAGAATGCCAAGAAACTTTAG
- a CDS encoding helix-turn-helix domain-containing protein, with the protein MVNSKEFTKRLEKILEFYGLTASAFAEEIDFNRSTISHLISGRNKPSLDFVMKILQKFPEVEMDWLVLGKGNFPSDGSLKKGENKPGSKSVGNLKQIPDLFSVTQNSEKRDSTTNSNLKNIERIVIFFEDGSFKVYQN; encoded by the coding sequence ATGGTAAACAGTAAGGAATTTACAAAAAGATTGGAGAAAATTTTGGAGTTTTACGGTTTGACGGCTTCTGCATTTGCTGAGGAAATAGATTTTAACCGCTCCACCATTTCCCATTTAATCTCTGGAAGAAATAAACCAAGTTTGGATTTTGTGATGAAGATTCTCCAGAAATTTCCCGAAGTGGAAATGGATTGGTTGGTTTTGGGAAAGGGCAACTTTCCTTCTGATGGCTCCTTAAAGAAGGGTGAAAATAAACCTGGCTCGAAATCCGTCGGAAATTTGAAACAAATACCCGATTTATTTTCGGTAACGCAGAATTCTGAAAAAAGAGATTCTACAACTAATTCTAACCTAAAGAATATAGAACGAATCGTAATATTTTTTGAGGATGGAAGCTTTAAAGTGTATCAAAACTAA